The Prevotella herbatica genome contains the following window.
GGTGCTCTGATTGAGGTGTTTCTTATGGAACCGGCTGAACCTGTAGATTACGAATTGATGTTTCAGACTACAGGACATTGCTCATGGCTTTGTATGATTGGTAATCTAAAAAAATGGAAGGATGGTTCGCTGAAACGTGACTTTGAAATTAAAGGTCAAAAACTAACTTTGGCAGCCACACTAAACAGAGATGAAAGTGAGCATAGTGCTACTGGAACAAACTATTGGGTGGATTTTGATTGGGACAATGATAATATAAACTTTGCTGATATTTTGGAAACAGTTGGCGAGTTGCCTATTCCTCCATACCTTAATAGGGAAACACAGGAAAGCGACAAAACTACTTATCAGACTGTTTATAGCAAGATAAAGGGTAGTGTAGCTGCTCCAACAGCTGGACTTCATTTTACTGATAGAGTGCTTAGTGCACTTGATGAACATGGCATAGACCGTGAAGAGGTGACTTTACACGTTGGTGCTGGAACTTTTAAACCAGTTAAGAGTAAGGAGATTGATGGACATGAGATGCATACTGAATATATAGTTGTTCATCGCCATAGTCTTGTGAAATTGGTTAATCATGAATGTAATGCTATCGCTGTTGGTACAACGAGTGTTAGAACTTTGGAGAGTCTGTATTACATAGGTGTGAAGTTGGCTACTAATTCTGATGCTACAGAGGAAGAACTGCATGTAAATCAGTGGGAACCTTATGATAATGGCAGAGACGGAAAGATTGCAGAGGGTATTTCTCCTGTTCAGGCTATACAGAATATCATTGACTGGTTAGACAGATGTGGAGTAGAGGCATTGCATAGCAGTACGCAGATTATCATCGCTCCAGGATATGAATATAAAATCGTGAAGATGCTTGTTACTAATTTTCATCAGCCACAGAGCACATTGTTGCTTTTGGTGAGTGCTTTTGTTAAAGGTGACTGGAAGAGCATTTATGATTATGCTTTGGGACACGATTTCCGTTTCCTTAGTTATGGTGACAGTTCTTTATTAATTCCATAAATATATTTGAATATGAAAATTGGAGATAAAGTAAGATTTCTTAGTGAGACAGGTGGCGGAAAGGTTGCAGGTTTCCAAGGAAATAATATAGTGCTCGTTGAAGATGAGGACGGTTTTCAAATACCGTTCCCTATAAACGAGGTTGTTCTTATTGGGGAGGATAACTATGCAACATCAAAACTTGTGAGTTCAAAAATGGCGGCTGAATCCAAACAAAATGGAATCGAACCTGATGGACGCAGTATAAAGACATTATTGAAAGACGGTCAGGATGATGTTGATGTTTCTCTTAATGAAGAAGATAAATATGACACTGTTGACGACGAAAAGGAAGTTACTTTTCGTGCGCCAGTAGAGGAACGCAAAGGCGGTAATATGCTTAGTGCATATATAGCATTTGTTCCAATGGATATAAATAATGTTACTTCGACTCGTTTTGAAACATATTTCGTTAACGACAGTAACTATTATATTCAGTTCTGTTACATGATAGCTGAAGGTAATAGTTGGAACCTTAAATATAAAGGAGAGGTAGAACCAAATACCAAACTGTATATTGAAGAGTTCGGTCGTGATGCTCTTAATGATATGAACCACATTGCGGTACAGTTTATATCATATAAATTAGAAAAGGGCTTTATATTAAAGCCTAGTGTGGATGCACAGTTCCGAATTGATCCAGTGAAGTTTTATAAGCTTCATACTTTTCAAGATACACAGTTTTTTGAATCTCCTGCTTTACTTTACAGTCTCATTGTTGATGATGTACCAGCAAGACCTCTTGTAATAGATCCTAAAGCTTTGAAAAAGGAAATGTTTGCAAGTGCTGATAATGAAAAGAAAGAATCACAAGAGCATGTAGGAAGTTATATCCGCAGATATGAAGACGGAAAAAATGGAAATGCCTTTAAGATAAAACATCGTGGAGATGATGATATCGTTGTTATAGACCTTCATGCTGATGAGTTATTGGATACAACTGCAGGTATGAATACTGCTGATATTCTGAATTATCAGATGAAGAAATTTCGTGATATCTTAGCTGAATATGCAAACAAAAAAGGACAGAAAATAGTATTCATTCATGGAAAGGGTGAAGGTGTGCTGAGAAGTTCTATAATTAATGAATTACATTATAGATATAAAAAATATGCTTATCAGGATGCTTCTTTCCAAGAATATGGATACGGTGCCACTCAAGTTACTATACGATAAGACATTAAGTAGAATATAATTTGTAGTAATAATGAATTACGGATTTATAAAAGTCGCAAGTGCCATACCGTCAGTGAAAGTCGGTGACGTAAAATACAACACTGCCCAGATTGAGAATCTTATTGCTCAAGCTGAAGGACAGGGCGTTGAAGTTATAGTTTTTCCGGAGCTTTCCGTTACAGGATATTCTTGTCAGGATTTATTTCGTCAGGATATCCTTTTAGAGTCTGCTGAGACAGCGGTTATGATATTGCTGGATTTTACAAGAAAACTTAATATCATAACTATTGTCGGCGTTCCGGTTATAGCTGGTGACTTGTTGTTGAATTGTGCAGTAGTGATTCAGCAAGGAGAAATCTTGGGTATTGTTCCAAAAACATATCTTCCAAACTATAACGAGTTTTATGAGCGACGTTGGTTTGCGTCTTCTGCTGATTTGTGCCATGAAGAAATTCGTTTTGCTGGACACAAGATGATTATGCCTGCTAAATCTCCAGTCTTTACTACTTCTCAGGGAGTAAGGTTTGGCGTTGAGATTTGTGAGGATGTCTGGGCCCCGACACCACCAAGCAATAATCTTACTTTGGCTGGTGCTGATATAATTTTTAATATGTCGGCTTCTGATGAACTTATCGGAAAGCATGACTATCTCAAGACTCTTTTGTCTCAACAGAGTGCACGCACAATGTGTGGATATGTTTATAGCAGTTGTGGATTTGGTGAGAGTACTCAGGATGTTGTATATGGAGGTAATGCTATTATACATGAAAATGGCAAGTTACTTGCTGAGGGCGAGAGATTCTCTTTGTCAGCCCAGATTGTAACTGCGCAGATTGATGTCGAGAGATTGCGTGCAGAACGAAGAAACAATACAACTTTCGTTACAGCGCAACATAATGCTATTATAGGTGATCATGATGTTGATTGCCATGGAATTGACGTGAAATCTGATTTTAAATTGGAACGTGAAGTTGACCCACATCCGTTTATTCCTCATACAGATGACATGAAAAAGTCGTGCGAGGAGATTTTCAATATTCAGGTTATGGGGTTGGCTAAGCGTATCGTGCATACCAATTGTAAATCTGTAGTCATTGGTATCAGTGGTGGACTTGATTCTACGTTGGCTTTACTTGTATGCGTTAGGACATTTGACAAACTGCAACTGGAAAGACGTGGTATTGTAGGTGTCACTATGCCTGGTTTCGGAACTACCGATCGTACTTATAATAATGCCTTAAGTTTGATGAAACGACTTGGCATTACAATTCGTGAAGTTAGTATCGCAAAAAGTGTTACACAACATTTTGAGGATATCGGTCAAGATATAAGTGTTCACGATGTTACTTACGAAAATGGTCAGGCACGTGAGCGCACTCAGATACTTATGGATTTAAGCAATAAGCTGAATGGAATGGTTATCGGAACAGGTGACCTTTCTGAGTTGGCTCTTGGTTGGGCAACATACAATGGAGATCACATGAGTATGTATGGTGTCAACTCAAGTATACCAAAGACTTTGATTAAATATCTTGTTAGATATGTTGCTGAAACGATGGAAGGTGGAACTTCTGCTATTTTGAATGATATTATTGATACTCCTATAAGTCCAGAACTTATTCCAGCAGATGAAAATGGAAATATCAAACAGAAGACAGAAGACCTTGTAGGACCTTACGAGTTGCATGATTTCTTTTTGTATTATTTCTTACGCTTTGGTTTCCGACCACGTAAGATTTTTATGTTAGCACAAAAGGCTTTCTACAACACTTATAACGATGAAGTTATAAAGAAGTGGCTTACTACCTTTTGTCGGAGATTTTTTGCGCAACAGTTCAAGCGCAGCTGTCTACCTGATGGACCTAAAGTGGGTAGCGTAAGTCTCAGTCCTCGTGGTGATTGGCGAATGCCAAGTGATGCAGCAAGCACACTTTGGATAAAGGAATGCGAAGAATTATAATATAAATAATAAAGGCATCCGATTCGGATGCCTTTATTATTTCATATAGTCTGCTACTTAATATAGCAATTTTATCTTAGAATCTGAAATCAACTTGTGCGTCTAATATGTTGTAATCAGATTGAGCACGATTGTTAACTCGTGCATATTCCAAATCTATTTGGAAATTCTTATTAATCATATAGTTTACACCAGCTTCGTATTGTGTGTTAGAAGTAGCCCATGTTGCACTTGGACGATACATATCGTAACGAACTTTTGCATATAATTTTTTGCTTACAACTGGAGCTATAACCATTCCGTAGAAACCATCAGCTTTGTCACCAATAGTAGTGTTTAAATCGCATTTAGAATTGTCTTCATTGCTGTTTATTGTAGTCTTGAATGCTTTACCTGTTGAGTGAACGTATTCAGAACGGAATGTCCAATCGTTGGCAATATATTCACCGCTTATTGCATATCTATATTTTGGTAATGAGCGAACACCTGTTTGTGTTTCACCATTTTCATCTTTCCATGTACCTTTTCTTGCACTAGAACCTTCCCAGCCAAATGCTCCAAGTCTCATCCCCTTTACAGGCATTATCCAGAAGCCACCAATGATATCTTTGCGTTGGTCTACATCTTTAGTATTGGTACCTTGTCCGTTGAATACACCGATTTGGTAATGAAGAAGATTTCTACCTTCACCATTTCTTAGGAAATCACCTTGGATTTGCAAACCGATATCACGGCCGTTACTTGCCTGTTCGCCATTGCGGTCATTGAATCCTGCTAGTTTTGAAACAGCTTGACTATAACTCATAAAACCTTCGTCAATAGGGTGAAGAGGGTTTTCAAATGTAAACGGACGTTTGAATTGTCCAATTTTAACTTTGAAGAAATCGTATTTCTGCCATTCTGTAAACAAGTCAACAACACGAGGACTATTTCCAAGTGTAGATGTGTTGCCATTAAATTGAATCTGGGCTTTCCAATAAAAGTCATTCTGGATTCTTCCGTCAAGAACAAGACGCAACATTCTAATATTGAAACTGTTGCTTTCTTCGTCCTTTTGCCCTTTATAAGTATACTGGGCCATACCATAACCTGACAGTTTGATATTGTTGAACAATGGTTTAGACTCTTGGGCATTGCTGGATATTGCAGCTAATGCCATCGTTGTAATTAATAAAAGTTTTTTCATATTATATTTATACTCTCTTAATAAATGTTTTTCTACTTTTTTTCCAATAGCACAACATTTTCAACATGTGGAGTGTGTGGAAACATGTCCACGGGTTGTACCTTGGCTACTTTATATTCAGCATCCATCAAAGCTAAATCACGCGCCTGTGTTGCTGGGTTACAACTTACATAAACGATTCTCTTTGGTGCTGCGTTTAGTATCACGTCTACCACGTCTTGGTGCATTCCTGCACGTGGTGGGTCAGTGATAATAATGTCTGGATGTCCGTGTTCAGCAATGAAATCATCTGTAAGAATGTCTTTCATGTCACCGGCATAGAATAACGTATTGGTGATATTGTTGACTTCACTGTTTACTTTTGCGTCTTCTATTGCTTCTGGTACATATTCTATACCTATAACCTTTTTTGCTTTGTGAGCAACAAAGTTTGCAATCGTTCCTGTTCCTGTATATAGGTCATATACAAGTTCGTTACCAGATAGGTTGGCAAAGTCTCTTGCCACGGAATATAGGTGGTAAGCTTGGTCTGTATTTGTTTGGTAGAAACTCTTTGGACCTACTTTAAATTTAAGGTCTTCCATCGTTTCATATATAAAGTCTGTTCCCTTGAATGTGGTAAGTTCTAAATCTCCGAATGTGTCGTTTCCCTTTTGGTTGTCTACATAGATTAGACTGGTTATTTCTGGGAATTTGTCGGCTACATGTTCAAGTAATGCTTTAGCTCTGTCTTCGTCACCTTCAACATCATAATGGAACTGAATCAGAACCATGAATTCACCGGTATTTGAATTTCTCATCATGATGTCGCGTAGCAATCCGTGCTGTGCTCTAATGTCATAGAAAGTCATACCCGTTTCTTTTGCGTATCTTTGTATTTCATTACGAATAGAGTTATGGAAATCGTCCATAAGCCAGCATTTCTTAATAGGGTATATTTTGTCGAAAGCTCCTGTAATGTGAAAGCCGATAGCACTTTCATTCAGATTACCTTCTTTTCCTTCTTCACGAGGTGGCATCGCATTTATTTCCTCTTGCGTATACCAACGCTTATTAGCGCAACCGAATTCAAGTTTATTGCGATATTCACTTGTCTTAACACTTCCAAGAATTGGATTTATTTCTGGTAGTTCTATTTTACCAATGCGAGTAAGTTGATCAAAAACCTGTTGCTGTTTTGCCTTTAATTGTTCTTCATAAGGTAGGTTCTGCCATTTGCAACCACCACAAATTCCGAAGTGAGAACACATTGGGGTAGTGCGTACCTTACTATATTGAATGAATTTAATAACACGTCCTTCCATGAAGCTGTGTTTCTTTCTTGTTATCTGTATGTCAACAATGTCACCAGGAACACAGAAAGGTACAAATACTACTTTATCCTCATGATGAAAGAGGCATTTGCCTTCAGCTGCAATAGCTTCAATCTCGACATTCTCCAATATAGGGTATGGCTTATGTTTTCTTGTCATATATATATTATTATTTCCGTGCAAAATTACTAAAATAATCCCAAATTCCTTTATTCACTGTGTAATTAAATTATTCTGTGTCCGCTAACATCCTAAAATGTAAGGTCTAGTTTGCAAAAAAGCATATAAAAGTTTTGGCTATTAATATATTTACATTATATTTGCATTATGAATTTGAAATTTTAACGTATAAAAACATTTAGAATACCTAATCAACTATGAGTGAAAAAAGAATTTATACCTTTGGAAATGGTATGGCGGAAGGTAAGGCAGATATGAAAAATCTGCTTGGCGGAAAAGGAGCTAATTTAGCCGAAATGAATCTTATTGGAGTACCAGTTCCTCCTGGCTTTACAATAACTACCGATGTTTGTAATGAATACTTTGAAAAAGGCAAACAACTGGTCGTCGATCTTCTTAAAGACGATGTAATAAAATCAGTAAAACATATTGAAACTTTGATGAATTCAAAGTTTGGTGATATAGAAAATCCCCTTTTGATGAGTGTACGCTCTGGTGCACGCGCAAGTATGCCAGGTATGATGGATACTATTCTTAATCTTGGATTGAACGATGAAGTCGTTGAAGGCTTAGCTCGTAAAACAGGCAATGAATGTTTTGCTTACGATAGCTATCGTCGTTTTGTTCAGATGTATGGTGATGTTGTTATGGGTATGAAGCCTGTAAATAAGGAGGATATTGATCCTTTTGAAGCTATTATCATTAAGGTAAAGAAACAGCGTGGAATATCTCTAGACAATGAAATGAATGTTGACGAGTTGAAACAGCTCGTTGCTGAATTCAAGGCTGCGATCAAGGAACAGACAGGATTTGATTTCCCTGTAAATCCAATGGATCAACTTTGGGGTGCCATCTGTGCTGTATTTGATTCTTGGATGAATGAGCGTGCTATTCTTTATCGTAAGATGGAAGGTATTCCTGCAGAGTGGGGCACAGCTGTTAGTGTGATGGCTATGGTATTCGGTAACATGGGTAAAACTAGTGCTACTGGTGTTTGCTTTAGCCGTGATGCTGCTACTGGTGAAAACCTTTTCAATGGTGAATATCTAGTAAATGCTCAGGGAGAGGATGTTGTTGCTGGTATTCGTACACCTCAGCAGATTACGAAGGAAGGTTCTTTGCGTTGGGCTAAGCAACAGTCTGTTGATGAAAAAATTCGTGCATCTAAATATCCTTCAATGGAAGAGGCAATGCCTGAGATTTTCGCACAATTGAATGATATTCAAGATAAGTTAGAGAAGCATTATCATGATATGCAGGATATGGAATTCACTGTTCAGGAAGGACATCTTTGGTTCCTACAGACTCGTAATGGTAAGCGTACTGGTACAGCTATGGTAAAGATTGCTATGGATTTGCTTCATGAGGGAGATATTGACGAGAAAACAGCTCTTGAGCGTTGTGAACCAAATAAACTTGATGAACTTCTTCATCCTGTTTTCGATAAAGAGGCTTTAGTTTCTGCAAAGGTTCTTACTCGTGGTC
Protein-coding sequences here:
- a CDS encoding porin; its protein translation is MKKLLLITTMALAAISSNAQESKPLFNNIKLSGYGMAQYTYKGQKDEESNSFNIRMLRLVLDGRIQNDFYWKAQIQFNGNTSTLGNSPRVVDLFTEWQKYDFFKVKIGQFKRPFTFENPLHPIDEGFMSYSQAVSKLAGFNDRNGEQASNGRDIGLQIQGDFLRNGEGRNLLHYQIGVFNGQGTNTKDVDQRKDIIGGFWIMPVKGMRLGAFGWEGSSARKGTWKDENGETQTGVRSLPKYRYAISGEYIANDWTFRSEYVHSTGKAFKTTINSNEDNSKCDLNTTIGDKADGFYGMVIAPVVSKKLYAKVRYDMYRPSATWATSNTQYEAGVNYMINKNFQIDLEYARVNNRAQSDYNILDAQVDFRF
- a CDS encoding DUF2027 domain-containing protein, which translates into the protein MKIGDKVRFLSETGGGKVAGFQGNNIVLVEDEDGFQIPFPINEVVLIGEDNYATSKLVSSKMAAESKQNGIEPDGRSIKTLLKDGQDDVDVSLNEEDKYDTVDDEKEVTFRAPVEERKGGNMLSAYIAFVPMDINNVTSTRFETYFVNDSNYYIQFCYMIAEGNSWNLKYKGEVEPNTKLYIEEFGRDALNDMNHIAVQFISYKLEKGFILKPSVDAQFRIDPVKFYKLHTFQDTQFFESPALLYSLIVDDVPARPLVIDPKALKKEMFASADNEKKESQEHVGSYIRRYEDGKNGNAFKIKHRGDDDIVVIDLHADELLDTTAGMNTADILNYQMKKFRDILAEYANKKGQKIVFIHGKGEGVLRSSIINELHYRYKKYAYQDASFQEYGYGATQVTIR
- the rlmD gene encoding 23S rRNA (uracil(1939)-C(5))-methyltransferase RlmD; translated protein: MTRKHKPYPILENVEIEAIAAEGKCLFHHEDKVVFVPFCVPGDIVDIQITRKKHSFMEGRVIKFIQYSKVRTTPMCSHFGICGGCKWQNLPYEEQLKAKQQQVFDQLTRIGKIELPEINPILGSVKTSEYRNKLEFGCANKRWYTQEEINAMPPREEGKEGNLNESAIGFHITGAFDKIYPIKKCWLMDDFHNSIRNEIQRYAKETGMTFYDIRAQHGLLRDIMMRNSNTGEFMVLIQFHYDVEGDEDRAKALLEHVADKFPEITSLIYVDNQKGNDTFGDLELTTFKGTDFIYETMEDLKFKVGPKSFYQTNTDQAYHLYSVARDFANLSGNELVYDLYTGTGTIANFVAHKAKKVIGIEYVPEAIEDAKVNSEVNNITNTLFYAGDMKDILTDDFIAEHGHPDIIITDPPRAGMHQDVVDVILNAAPKRIVYVSCNPATQARDLALMDAEYKVAKVQPVDMFPHTPHVENVVLLEKK
- a CDS encoding S-adenosylmethionine:tRNA ribosyltransferase-isomerase produces the protein MDTKHIKISDFNYELPDCRIAKFPLEERDHSKLLIYNHGSLSDDVFYNLPQYLPKNALMVFNNTKVIQARMHFRKETGALIEVFLMEPAEPVDYELMFQTTGHCSWLCMIGNLKKWKDGSLKRDFEIKGQKLTLAATLNRDESEHSATGTNYWVDFDWDNDNINFADILETVGELPIPPYLNRETQESDKTTYQTVYSKIKGSVAAPTAGLHFTDRVLSALDEHGIDREEVTLHVGAGTFKPVKSKEIDGHEMHTEYIVVHRHSLVKLVNHECNAIAVGTTSVRTLESLYYIGVKLATNSDATEEELHVNQWEPYDNGRDGKIAEGISPVQAIQNIIDWLDRCGVEALHSSTQIIIAPGYEYKIVKMLVTNFHQPQSTLLLLVSAFVKGDWKSIYDYALGHDFRFLSYGDSSLLIP
- a CDS encoding NAD(+) synthase, giving the protein MNYGFIKVASAIPSVKVGDVKYNTAQIENLIAQAEGQGVEVIVFPELSVTGYSCQDLFRQDILLESAETAVMILLDFTRKLNIITIVGVPVIAGDLLLNCAVVIQQGEILGIVPKTYLPNYNEFYERRWFASSADLCHEEIRFAGHKMIMPAKSPVFTTSQGVRFGVEICEDVWAPTPPSNNLTLAGADIIFNMSASDELIGKHDYLKTLLSQQSARTMCGYVYSSCGFGESTQDVVYGGNAIIHENGKLLAEGERFSLSAQIVTAQIDVERLRAERRNNTTFVTAQHNAIIGDHDVDCHGIDVKSDFKLEREVDPHPFIPHTDDMKKSCEEIFNIQVMGLAKRIVHTNCKSVVIGISGGLDSTLALLVCVRTFDKLQLERRGIVGVTMPGFGTTDRTYNNALSLMKRLGITIREVSIAKSVTQHFEDIGQDISVHDVTYENGQARERTQILMDLSNKLNGMVIGTGDLSELALGWATYNGDHMSMYGVNSSIPKTLIKYLVRYVAETMEGGTSAILNDIIDTPISPELIPADENGNIKQKTEDLVGPYELHDFFLYYFLRFGFRPRKIFMLAQKAFYNTYNDEVIKKWLTTFCRRFFAQQFKRSCLPDGPKVGSVSLSPRGDWRMPSDAASTLWIKECEEL